Proteins encoded together in one Miscanthus floridulus cultivar M001 chromosome 16, ASM1932011v1, whole genome shotgun sequence window:
- the LOC136510771 gene encoding uncharacterized protein → MDGGSVLNILYIDTLDGMRIPRLGLHPVRSPFHGVILGTQAYPLGKIDLPVTFGDRANFHSEVLTFEVEDFLGSYHAILGRPCYVKFMVIPNNTYLKLKMLGPNSVITLGTAVINSAELLELRNSATSVVLDYNELTSSSAFHPTKETKAVGIDPTNPTKTV, encoded by the exons atggatggaggcagcgtcctcaacattctctatatcgacaccctcgacggcatgcgcatcccccggttgGGGCTCCACCCAGTGAGGTCTCCCTTCCACGGTGTAATCCTAGGGACACAGGCGTACCCACTAGGGaagatcgacctacccgtcacgtttggcgaccgagccaacttccactcggaggtcctGACCTTCGAGGTGGAGGACTTTctggggtcctaccacgccatcttggggcggccatgctacgtcaagttcatggtgatccccaacaacacctacctcaagctgaagatgctgggaccaaacAGCGTCATCACC CTTGGCACTGCTGTCATCAACTCCGCCGAGCTTTTGGAGCTCAGGAATTCAGCGACTTCGGTAGTTCTCGACTACAACGAGCTGACCTCCTCAAGTGCCTTCCATCCAACTAAGGAAAcaaaggcggtggggatcgaccccaccaacccaaccaagacggtgtag